A stretch of Pseudomonas sp. CCC3.1 DNA encodes these proteins:
- a CDS encoding helicase HerA-like domain-containing protein has translation MPDSSALVLGADLAGQPIAQSLRLANRHGLVAGATGTGKTVTLQRLAEQFSDAGVAVFSADIKGDLCGLGAAGNPQGKIAERIASMPWLNYQPKAYPVTLWDIQGKTGHPLRTTLSEMGPLLLGSLLELTDSQQSALYAAFKVADREGLLLLDLKDLKALLGYLRDNPQVLGDDAALMTTGSSQALLRRLSTLEQQGAEALFGEPALQLEDILQPASDGRGRIHLLDASRLVHEAPKVYATFLLWLLAELFEQLPERGDADKPLLALFFDEAHLLFAGTPKALQDRLEQVVRLIRSKGVGVYFVTQSPADLPDTVLAQLGLRIQHGLRAFTAKEQKSLKAVADGFRPNPAFNALAVLTELGTGEALVGMLEEKGTPAMVQRVFIAPPQSRIGPLTEAERATLIASSPLQGRYDKPIDRESAYEVLLARKGQAPEAQAQAAPHEPGFLDQAGDFLGTTAGKALQSMARQAASQMGRQLVRGLLGSLLGGSKRK, from the coding sequence ATGCCTGACTCTTCTGCTCTTGTTCTCGGCGCTGACCTTGCCGGTCAGCCCATCGCCCAGTCATTGCGCCTGGCAAACCGCCACGGCTTAGTGGCAGGCGCCACGGGGACAGGTAAAACCGTCACCCTGCAACGTTTGGCCGAGCAATTCAGCGATGCGGGCGTGGCTGTATTTTCCGCCGACATCAAAGGCGATTTGTGCGGCTTGGGTGCCGCCGGCAATCCGCAAGGCAAAATTGCCGAGCGCATTGCCAGCATGCCGTGGCTGAATTATCAGCCCAAGGCTTATCCGGTCACCCTGTGGGACATACAGGGCAAAACCGGTCATCCGTTACGCACCACGTTGAGTGAGATGGGGCCGCTGTTACTGGGCAGTTTGCTTGAACTGACGGACAGTCAGCAGTCGGCCTTATACGCCGCGTTTAAAGTGGCAGACCGTGAAGGCTTGTTGCTGCTGGATTTAAAAGACCTCAAAGCCTTGCTTGGCTACCTGCGCGATAACCCCCAGGTGCTGGGCGATGACGCTGCCTTGATGACCACTGGCTCCAGCCAGGCACTGCTGCGCCGTCTGTCAACCCTGGAACAGCAGGGCGCCGAGGCATTATTTGGTGAGCCTGCGCTGCAACTCGAAGACATCTTGCAGCCTGCCAGCGATGGTCGTGGGCGGATTCATCTGCTGGATGCCAGTCGTTTGGTGCACGAAGCGCCCAAGGTCTATGCGACTTTCCTGCTGTGGTTACTGGCTGAGCTTTTTGAGCAGTTGCCGGAGCGTGGGGATGCCGACAAGCCGTTACTGGCACTGTTTTTCGACGAGGCGCATTTGCTGTTTGCCGGAACGCCCAAAGCGCTGCAAGACCGTTTGGAGCAAGTGGTTCGGCTGATTCGCTCCAAAGGTGTGGGTGTTTACTTTGTCACCCAGTCTCCGGCGGACTTGCCTGACACTGTCCTTGCCCAATTGGGTTTGCGTATCCAGCACGGGTTAAGGGCATTCACGGCCAAAGAGCAAAAATCCCTCAAAGCAGTGGCTGATGGATTCCGTCCGAACCCCGCTTTTAATGCGCTGGCGGTGCTGACAGAACTGGGGACGGGCGAAGCGTTGGTCGGCATGCTCGAAGAGAAAGGCACCCCGGCGATGGTTCAGCGGGTGTTTATTGCGCCGCCGCAGTCGCGTATCGGCCCGTTGACCGAGGCTGAGCGGGCGACCTTGATTGCCAGTTCACCGCTGCAGGGGCGATACGACAAGCCGATTGATCGCGAGTCTGCCTACGAAGTGTTGCTGGCCCGCAAAGGTCAGGCACCGGAGGCGCAAGCACAAGCGGCTCCCCATGAACCGGGCTTTCTTGATCAGGCGGGTGATTTTCTGGGTACTACGGCGGGCAAGGCCTTGCAATCCATGGCACGCCAGGCAGCGAGTCAAATGGGGCGTCAGTTGGTGCGCGGGTTATTGGGGTCGTTGCTCGGTGGGAGCAAACGCAAGTAA
- a CDS encoding DUF721 domain-containing protein, which produces MAFRPHPARAPSVLLREAKPLKAIFGHAKRLAHLQRLLESQLQPAAREHCHVASWREGSLLLIVTDGHWATRLRYQQKRLQRQLQAFDEFASLTRILFKVQPPTVLAKVNGHTLDLSIDAAQTIQATADGITDPALRAALERLASHAKPKPKPD; this is translated from the coding sequence ATGGCATTTCGCCCACACCCGGCACGGGCACCCTCTGTCCTGCTCCGCGAGGCCAAGCCCTTAAAAGCCATTTTTGGCCACGCCAAGCGCTTGGCGCACCTGCAACGCCTGCTCGAAAGCCAGCTCCAGCCCGCCGCACGTGAACATTGTCACGTGGCGTCATGGCGCGAAGGCAGTTTGTTGTTAATCGTCACTGATGGCCACTGGGCCACGCGTTTGCGTTACCAGCAAAAGCGTCTGCAACGTCAATTACAGGCCTTTGACGAGTTCGCCAGCCTGACCCGGATTTTATTTAAGGTTCAGCCGCCCACCGTGCTGGCCAAAGTCAACGGGCACACCCTTGACCTTTCCATCGATGCCGCGCAAACCATTCAAGCGACGGCTGACGGGATAACCGACCCGGCGTTGCGGGCAGCGCTTGAGCGATTGGCAAGCCACGCCAAGCCAAAGCCAAAGCCCGACTAA
- the secA gene encoding preprotein translocase subunit SecA: MFAPLLKKLFGSKNEREVKRMLKTVQVVNAFEEQMVALSDEQLRAKTEEFKARIAKGETLDQLLPEAFAVCREAGKRVMGMRHFDVQLIGGMTLHEGMIAEMRTGEGKTLVATLGVYLNALSGKGVHVVTVNDYLARRDANWMRPLYEFLGLTVGVVTPFQPPQEKREAYAADITYGTNNEFGFDYLRDNMAFSMEEKFQRELNFAVIDEVDSILIDEARTPLIISGQAEDSSKLYTEINKLIPRLEQHIEEVEGEVTKPGHFTIDEKTRQVELNESGHQFVEDMLTQIGLLAEGESLYSAHNLGLLTHVYAALRAHKLFHRNVEYIVEDGQVLLVDEHTGRTMPGRRLSEGLHQAIEAKEGLNIQAESQTLASTTFQNYFRLYNKLSGMTGTADTEAFEFHQIYGLSVMVIPPNKPLARKDYNDLVFLTADEKYAAIVADIKDCMAKGRPVLVGTATIETSEHMSNLLKQEGIEHKVLNAKFHEKEAEIIAQAGRPGALTIATNMAGRGTDILLGGNWEVEVASLENPTPEQIAQIKADWQKRHQQVLESGGLHVIASERHESRRIDNQLRGRAGRQGDTGSSRFYLSLEDSLMRIFASDRVKNFMKALGMQSGEAIEHRMVTNAIEKAQRKVEGRNFDIRKQLLEFDDVNNEQRKVIYHMRNTLLAADNIGETIADFRKDVLDSTVSAHIPPQSLPEQWDIAGLESAIESGFGVKLPIQQWLDEDDHLYEETLREKLLNELLAAYNEKEEQASPEALRTFEKQIVLRVLDDLWKDHLSTMDHLRHGIHLRGYAQKNPKQEYKRESFNLFSELLDSIKRDSIRVLSHVQVRREDPIEEEARLRQEAENLAARMQFQHAEAPGLDQPEALAEVLEGADVSDVVTATEPARNDQKLGRNELCYCGSGKKYKHCHGQIN, translated from the coding sequence ATGTTTGCGCCTTTGTTAAAGAAACTTTTTGGAAGCAAGAACGAGCGCGAAGTTAAACGCATGCTCAAGACGGTACAGGTCGTCAATGCCTTCGAAGAGCAAATGGTTGCTCTGAGCGATGAGCAATTGCGCGCCAAGACCGAAGAGTTCAAGGCCCGCATAGCTAAAGGTGAGACCCTCGATCAATTGCTGCCTGAAGCCTTCGCGGTCTGCCGTGAAGCGGGTAAGCGCGTCATGGGCATGCGCCACTTTGACGTACAGCTGATCGGTGGCATGACCTTGCACGAAGGCATGATCGCAGAAATGCGTACCGGTGAAGGCAAGACCTTGGTAGCAACCCTCGGGGTTTACCTCAATGCATTGTCCGGCAAGGGCGTGCATGTGGTAACCGTGAACGACTACCTGGCTCGTCGTGATGCCAACTGGATGCGTCCGCTCTACGAATTCCTGGGCCTGACGGTCGGCGTAGTCACGCCGTTCCAGCCGCCTCAAGAAAAACGTGAAGCCTACGCCGCCGACATCACATACGGCACCAACAACGAGTTCGGTTTCGATTACCTGCGCGACAACATGGCTTTCAGCATGGAAGAAAAATTCCAGCGCGAGCTTAACTTTGCAGTGATCGACGAAGTCGACTCCATCCTGATCGACGAAGCCCGTACGCCGTTGATCATCTCGGGTCAGGCTGAAGACAGCTCCAAGCTGTACACCGAAATCAACAAGCTGATCCCGCGTCTTGAACAGCACATCGAAGAAGTTGAAGGGGAGGTTACCAAACCTGGCCACTTCACCATCGACGAGAAGACCCGTCAGGTCGAACTGAACGAATCCGGTCACCAGTTTGTAGAAGACATGCTGACCCAGATCGGTCTGCTCGCAGAAGGCGAAAGCCTTTACTCCGCCCACAACCTGGGCCTGCTGACCCACGTTTACGCGGCACTGCGTGCGCACAAGCTGTTCCATCGCAACGTTGAATACATCGTTGAAGACGGTCAGGTATTGCTGGTCGACGAACACACCGGCCGTACCATGCCGGGTCGTCGTCTGTCCGAAGGCTTGCACCAGGCGATTGAAGCCAAAGAAGGCCTGAACATTCAGGCAGAGAGCCAGACCCTGGCATCGACTACCTTCCAGAACTACTTCCGTCTGTACAACAAGCTGTCCGGTATGACCGGTACTGCGGACACTGAAGCATTCGAATTCCACCAGATCTACGGTCTGTCGGTAATGGTCATCCCGCCGAACAAGCCGCTGGCGCGTAAAGACTACAACGATCTGGTGTTCCTGACCGCGGACGAGAAGTACGCGGCGATTGTGGCTGACATCAAAGACTGCATGGCCAAAGGCCGTCCAGTGCTGGTGGGTACAGCAACCATCGAGACCTCCGAGCACATGTCCAACCTGCTGAAGCAGGAAGGTATCGAGCACAAGGTTCTGAACGCCAAGTTCCACGAAAAAGAAGCTGAAATCATTGCTCAGGCCGGTCGTCCAGGCGCACTGACCATTGCTACCAACATGGCCGGTCGTGGTACAGACATCCTGTTGGGCGGTAACTGGGAAGTTGAAGTTGCCTCGCTTGAAAACCCGACCCCGGAGCAGATCGCTCAGATCAAGGCCGATTGGCAAAAACGTCACCAGCAAGTGCTGGAGTCGGGTGGTCTGCATGTGATTGCTTCCGAGCGTCATGAATCACGCCGTATCGACAACCAGTTGCGTGGTCGTGCCGGTCGTCAGGGCGATACGGGTTCGAGCCGTTTCTACCTGTCGCTTGAAGACAGCCTGATGCGCATCTTCGCTTCTGATCGAGTGAAGAACTTCATGAAGGCCTTGGGCATGCAGTCTGGCGAAGCGATTGAGCACCGCATGGTGACCAACGCGATCGAGAAGGCTCAGCGCAAGGTTGAAGGTCGTAACTTCGACATTCGCAAGCAATTGCTGGAGTTCGATGACGTTAACAACGAACAGCGTAAAGTGATTTATCACATGCGTAACACGTTGCTGGCGGCTGACAATATCGGCGAAACCATTGCTGACTTCCGCAAAGATGTGCTCGACAGCACCGTCAGCGCGCACATTCCGCCGCAGTCGTTGCCAGAGCAGTGGGACATTGCAGGTCTTGAGTCTGCAATCGAAAGCGGTTTTGGGGTGAAGCTGCCGATCCAGCAATGGCTCGACGAAGACGATCACCTGTACGAAGAAACCCTGCGCGAAAAACTGCTGAACGAGTTGCTGGCGGCGTACAACGAGAAAGAAGAGCAGGCGAGCCCGGAAGCCCTGCGCACGTTCGAGAAGCAAATTGTGCTGCGTGTTCTGGACGACCTTTGGAAAGACCACCTGTCGACCATGGACCACTTGCGTCACGGTATCCACTTGCGCGGTTATGCGCAGAAGAACCCGAAGCAAGAGTACAAGCGCGAGTCGTTCAACCTGTTCTCCGAGCTGCTTGACTCGATCAAGCGTGATTCGATCCGTGTACTGTCCCACGTACAGGTTCGTCGCGAAGATCCGATTGAAGAAGAAGCACGTTTGCGTCAAGAAGCTGAAAACCTGGCTGCCCGCATGCAGTTCCAGCACGCCGAAGCCCCGGGCCTTGATCAGCCTGAGGCGTTGGCAGAAGTGCTTGAAGGCGCCGATGTGTCTGACGTGGTAACGGCTACCGAGCCTGCACGTAACGACCAGAAACTGGGTCGCAACGAGCTGTGCTACTGCGGCTCGGGCAAGAAATACAAGCACTGTCACGGGCAAATCAACTAA